Below is a genomic region from Mycolicibacter hiberniae.
CGGCGAGCAGTCCGATCAGCAGGACCGGCGCGATGAAGAAGTTCTCGGCCTCGTTGCCCAGGTAAGCCTGTACCCGTTCGCCGCTGCGCGTCAGTGCCACCACGCCGTGGATCGGTGGGGCGATCCACGCCCACACCGCCCCGACCGGCAACCCGATGACGGTCAGTCCGGCGGCCAGCCTCAGGCCGGCCCCTGCGCGCGTCAGCCGCGGGGCGGCGGTGCTCATCACCGTTGCGGGTCCAGGTCGGTGGAGTCCACCAGGCCGTGCCGCGAACACTTGGCCCACCAGCCGTCCGGGCGAACCTGCACCATCATCCGGCGCCCGCAGGACGCGCAGAAGCGCGGCGCCTCCAGGCCCAGCTGCGCCGCGGTGGGCAGCGACCCTCCGGCGGGATCGTCGATGCGTACGCCGGTGTAGACGTTGAAGACGCCGGCACTGAGGGCAACGGGCAGGTCGGCCAGCATCAGAGGGTGGCGTTGAGAGCCTTGATCGGCATCTGCAGGTCGTTGAGCAGTTCCAGGTCCGCTTCGGCGGGCCGGCCCAGCGTGGTCAGGTAGTTGCCGACGATGACCGCGTTGATGCCGCCCAGGAT
It encodes:
- the bsaP gene encoding biotin synthase auxiliary protein BsaP, which codes for MLADLPVALSAGVFNVYTGVRIDDPAGGSLPTAAQLGLEAPRFCASCGRRMMVQVRPDGWWAKCSRHGLVDSTDLDPQR